From a single Desulfitibacter alkalitolerans DSM 16504 genomic region:
- a CDS encoding trimethylamine methyltransferase family protein, with protein sequence MRARSNYVANASTMLSILSPGQCEEVLLAAQEILERTGVTFHDDDALEVMKKAGCFVNGNRVKIPSYIVDRALRTVPHRVTLCNSRTGSRDVLLEGNNAYFGTGSDTPYYIDPYTGERKRSSTQSVSWACKTIDALPNLDFVMSLGIVQDVPLLISDRHQFEAQVLNTSKPIVTTAHDIYGFADIIEMCEIIAGGEEELRKNPIMTLYAEPISPLQHAWEAATKLMLAAKKALPVVYTPCVMAGGTVPATLAGVLATGLAESLSGLVLHQNTKEGSPFIMGGVFTIMDMKSTIFSYGSPEFNLLMSALADMAHYLKLPMFGTCGCSDSCIPDQQAGIEAALSIAMTAMSGPNLNHDVGYVEYGSTASLEYLVICNDIIGMARRVTRGIEVNDETLALDIIDKVGPGGHFLAEDHTFRHFKKESWFPSLINRQRYEMWEASGAKTLTQVANEKVKDIIENYEPEPLPKDVQKKIRAVVERAESKLNA encoded by the coding sequence ATGAGAGCAAGGAGTAATTATGTAGCAAATGCCAGTACAATGTTGAGTATATTATCACCAGGCCAGTGCGAAGAGGTGTTATTAGCTGCCCAGGAAATTCTTGAAAGGACTGGAGTTACCTTTCACGATGATGATGCATTAGAAGTAATGAAAAAGGCTGGCTGTTTTGTTAATGGGAATCGGGTTAAGATACCATCTTATATAGTGGATAGGGCTTTAAGAACAGTACCCCATAGAGTGACCTTATGCAACAGCCGTACTGGGAGCAGAGATGTGCTGCTAGAGGGAAACAATGCTTATTTTGGCACCGGCTCAGATACGCCTTATTATATTGACCCTTATACAGGAGAAAGAAAAAGATCCAGTACCCAATCAGTAAGCTGGGCCTGCAAGACAATTGATGCATTACCAAACCTGGATTTTGTCATGTCCCTTGGTATTGTTCAGGATGTGCCCCTTTTAATATCTGACAGGCATCAATTTGAAGCTCAGGTTTTAAATACTTCCAAGCCAATTGTTACAACAGCACATGACATTTACGGATTTGCTGATATAATAGAGATGTGCGAAATAATTGCCGGTGGAGAAGAAGAACTCCGAAAGAACCCAATTATGACCTTATATGCTGAACCAATTTCACCCCTACAGCATGCATGGGAAGCAGCAACCAAACTAATGCTTGCTGCCAAGAAAGCCCTGCCAGTTGTATATACTCCCTGTGTAATGGCAGGTGGAACTGTTCCTGCAACCCTGGCTGGAGTATTGGCTACTGGTCTGGCTGAAAGCTTAAGCGGTTTAGTATTGCATCAAAACACTAAAGAAGGTTCCCCCTTTATTATGGGCGGAGTATTTACTATAATGGATATGAAGAGTACAATCTTCTCATACGGATCACCAGAATTTAATTTATTGATGTCAGCTTTGGCAGATATGGCTCATTACTTGAAATTACCCATGTTTGGAACATGTGGCTGCTCTGACAGCTGCATTCCTGATCAGCAGGCTGGAATTGAAGCTGCACTGAGCATTGCAATGACAGCAATGTCAGGTCCGAACTTGAACCACGATGTTGGGTATGTTGAATATGGTTCAACAGCCAGCCTTGAATACCTTGTAATCTGCAACGATATAATTGGTATGGCTAGAAGAGTTACTCGTGGTATTGAGGTTAATGATGAAACTTTAGCCCTTGACATTATTGACAAGGTAGGTCCAGGTGGTCACTTCCTGGCAGAAGACCATACATTCCGTCATTTTAAGAAGGAAAGCTGGTTCCCCTCCTTAATTAACCGTCAGCGTTATGAAATGTGGGAAGCTTCTGGGGCTAAAACATTAACACAGGTAGCCAATGAAAAGGTTAAAGATATAATTGAGAATTACGAGCCAGAGCCACTGCCAAAGGATGTTCAAAAGAAAATTAGGGCGGTAGTTGAAAGGGCAGAATCAAAGCTAAATGC
- a CDS encoding trimethylamine methyltransferase family protein, translating to MKSNYVRANYQVNQTVNFRVLSNDQCQEVYYAALECLERTGADFYSNEALEIYKKAGCWVDGNRVRFPSRVVEKAVRSAPTRITICDRNGNRSMFLEGRNTYWGPGPTNTYTLDPFTGERRRPKKSDAVRAGIVCDALPNIAYAMDNGTVMDVTPTLSDVHSFDALVRNTTKPIIHWGFGIDQYNDIIEMAAAVAGGLDELQKRPFIILYSESSPPLRHSAEAIDKAIFAAQKNVPVIYTPCTFAGGVAPATMAGSLVIAIADSLVGLVANQAVREGSPFIMGGLISTMDMGSSILAYGAPELSLLSAALTDIAVYIGLPMFSTGGCTDSKCVDAQWAAESAFSNLIAGLSGANIIHDCNYMEYGNCGSLELLVANNETIGMVKRIMKGIKVDDYTLAVDVVDKVGPGGHFLGEQHTIDNFRKETWWPSLISRLRYDEWKMEGGQSFGDRVKQRTQDIINNHRAEPLPNDVCEKLDAIIERAEAREAKLNKKDKK from the coding sequence GTGAAAAGCAATTATGTTAGAGCAAACTATCAAGTCAATCAAACAGTAAATTTCCGAGTCCTAAGTAACGATCAGTGCCAGGAAGTTTATTATGCAGCGCTAGAATGTTTAGAAAGGACTGGAGCTGACTTTTATAGTAACGAGGCGCTAGAGATTTATAAAAAGGCTGGGTGTTGGGTAGACGGCAATCGCGTACGTTTTCCTTCAAGGGTAGTAGAAAAAGCAGTTAGAAGTGCCCCAACGCGAATAACAATTTGTGACAGAAATGGGAACAGAAGCATGTTTCTAGAGGGTAGAAATACCTATTGGGGACCGGGGCCAACTAACACCTATACCTTAGACCCCTTTACCGGAGAAAGAAGAAGACCAAAAAAATCTGATGCTGTGAGGGCCGGTATAGTATGTGATGCATTGCCTAATATTGCATATGCCATGGATAATGGAACGGTAATGGATGTCACGCCAACCTTATCAGATGTTCACTCCTTTGATGCCCTTGTTCGCAATACGACAAAGCCAATTATTCACTGGGGTTTTGGAATTGACCAGTATAATGACATTATAGAAATGGCTGCAGCCGTAGCAGGTGGCCTGGATGAACTGCAAAAAAGACCATTTATTATACTTTATTCAGAATCAAGTCCACCCTTAAGGCACTCGGCAGAAGCAATTGACAAGGCTATTTTTGCAGCCCAGAAGAACGTACCAGTTATCTATACACCATGCACATTTGCTGGTGGTGTAGCACCGGCTACCATGGCAGGATCCCTGGTTATTGCCATAGCTGACAGTTTAGTTGGCCTGGTGGCTAATCAAGCTGTAAGAGAAGGTTCCCCCTTTATCATGGGTGGATTAATTTCAACAATGGACATGGGAAGCTCAATCCTTGCTTATGGAGCTCCTGAGTTAAGCCTGCTTTCTGCAGCGTTAACTGACATTGCTGTTTACATTGGCCTGCCAATGTTTAGCACAGGAGGCTGTACTGACTCCAAATGTGTAGATGCCCAGTGGGCTGCAGAATCTGCCTTTTCAAACCTTATAGCCGGGTTAAGTGGAGCAAATATTATTCATGATTGCAACTATATGGAATATGGAAACTGTGGATCTCTTGAACTATTGGTGGCCAATAATGAAACCATTGGTATGGTCAAAAGGATAATGAAGGGAATTAAGGTTGACGACTATACCCTTGCAGTGGATGTAGTAGACAAGGTAGGGCCAGGAGGCCATTTCCTTGGAGAACAGCACACCATAGATAACTTTAGAAAAGAAACCTGGTGGCCCTCATTAATCAGCCGCTTACGTTATGATGAGTGGAAAATGGAAGGCGGCCAATCATTTGGTGATAGGGTCAAGCAAAGAACACAAGACATTATTAATAACCATAGAGCCGAGCCACTGCCAAATGATGTCTGTGAAAAACTAGATGCAATCATTGAGAGAGCAGAAGCCAGAGAAGCTAAATTGAACAAGAAAGATAAAAAATAA
- a CDS encoding SAM-dependent methyltransferase, whose amino-acid sequence MRKTLMDFLFKKIEYGRVSVLYWDGEEAEYGKGEPSVRIILREPPPIEFNTKDPVLAVGEAYMDEIIDFEGALEDLIKIVELNNKMLIRDKVDDRHISTYDDEGFKEKEKNIKYHYDLGNDFFSLWLDETMSYSCAYFNNPEDSLYQAQLNKIDHVLKKICLKPGERLLDIGSGWGWLIIRAVQQYDVKALGVTLSEEQFVATKKRIKSLRLSEKVDVELLNYMDIDEKTEQFDKIVSVGMFEHCGKDNLSKYMKKVSDLLVPGGLSLLHTITGTKGSDVNHWIKKYIFPGGYIPSLRETIWLLPEYDFHLLHVESLRMHYAMTLDRWYDNFENNVNKIEDKFNRRFVRMWSLYLQGYAASFRASGLNIHQILFSKGLNNDLPLTFDFIYK is encoded by the coding sequence ATGAGAAAAACATTGATGGATTTTTTATTTAAAAAAATAGAGTATGGTCGTGTAAGTGTTCTATATTGGGACGGTGAAGAGGCAGAATATGGAAAAGGCGAACCTAGTGTTAGAATAATACTAAGAGAGCCTCCACCTATAGAATTTAATACAAAAGATCCTGTTCTGGCAGTTGGTGAGGCTTACATGGATGAGATTATTGATTTTGAAGGAGCTTTGGAAGACTTAATTAAAATTGTTGAGCTAAATAATAAGATGCTAATTAGAGATAAAGTAGACGATAGGCATATATCAACTTATGATGATGAAGGATTTAAGGAAAAGGAAAAAAATATTAAGTATCACTATGACCTGGGAAATGACTTCTTTTCCCTATGGTTAGATGAAACAATGAGTTATTCATGTGCCTATTTTAATAATCCAGAAGATTCTCTATATCAAGCACAATTAAATAAAATAGACCATGTTTTAAAAAAAATATGCTTAAAACCTGGAGAAAGGCTTCTTGATATAGGAAGTGGATGGGGATGGCTTATAATAAGGGCTGTCCAGCAATATGATGTAAAAGCCCTAGGAGTAACTCTTAGTGAAGAGCAGTTTGTTGCAACAAAAAAGCGCATTAAAAGTTTGAGGCTATCTGAAAAGGTTGATGTGGAGCTTTTGAACTACATGGATATAGATGAAAAAACAGAGCAATTTGATAAAATCGTTAGTGTCGGGATGTTTGAACACTGCGGCAAGGATAATCTTTCAAAATATATGAAGAAAGTAAGTGACCTACTTGTACCAGGGGGCCTGTCGTTACTTCATACCATTACAGGCACAAAAGGGTCTGATGTTAATCATTGGATAAAAAAGTATATATTCCCTGGTGGCTATATACCATCCTTGCGGGAAACTATTTGGTTATTACCGGAGTACGATTTTCATTTGCTCCATGTCGAAAGTTTACGAATGCATTATGCAATGACCCTTGACCGATGGTACGATAATTTTGAGAATAATGTTAATAAGATCGAAGATAAATTTAATAGAAGGTTTGTCAGAATGTGGAGTCTGTATCTACAGGGTTATGCTGCTTCTTTTAGAGCGTCGGGATTAAATATACATCAGATATTGTTTTCTAAAGGGCTTAATAATGACTTACCCTTAACCTTTGATTTTATTTATAAATAG
- the hemL gene encoding glutamate-1-semialdehyde 2,1-aminomutase codes for MLNMSRSKEMFIEAQKYIPGGVNSPVRAFKSVKMDPPFIASGKGVYIFDEDGNRYIDYVASWGPLILGHCHTEVVNALHYCLEIGTSFGAPTELETKMAKLVIDCVPSIEMVRMVNSGTEATMSALRLARGYTGRDKIVKFEGCYHGHADFLLIKAGSGALTHGVPTSPGVPNNTAQNTITAPFNDLETLEKIFEQEGENIAAVILEPVPGNMGCIPPNHGYLDGVRSLTEKYGTLLIFDEVMTGFRVALGGAQARYGIKPDITCLGKIIGGGLPVGAYGGRKDIMEKISPLGPVYQAGTLSGNPLAMTAGYTTLQILQRDGIYEKLEEKSAKLAAGMEEAAKTAGAEVYFTRVGSMFSAFFTAHEVTGFQSAATSDIDKFVAFFKALLKEGVYIAPSQFEAGFMSLVHEDKEIEKTIEACYKAFKIAGKA; via the coding sequence ATGCTTAATATGTCAAGATCAAAAGAAATGTTTATAGAAGCTCAAAAGTATATTCCTGGTGGTGTAAATAGTCCAGTCCGTGCTTTTAAATCGGTCAAAATGGATCCTCCTTTTATAGCTAGTGGTAAGGGAGTTTACATTTTTGATGAAGATGGTAATCGTTACATAGATTATGTTGCATCATGGGGGCCTTTAATTCTAGGCCATTGCCACACAGAAGTGGTAAATGCTTTACACTACTGTTTAGAAATAGGAACCAGTTTTGGGGCACCCACTGAGCTGGAAACTAAGATGGCCAAGCTTGTTATTGACTGTGTGCCTTCTATAGAAATGGTTAGAATGGTTAACTCTGGTACAGAGGCTACAATGAGTGCCTTAAGATTAGCAAGGGGTTATACCGGTAGAGATAAGATAGTTAAGTTTGAGGGGTGCTATCATGGGCATGCTGACTTCTTATTAATAAAGGCGGGCTCTGGTGCTCTAACCCATGGTGTGCCTACCAGTCCAGGTGTTCCTAATAATACGGCTCAAAATACAATTACGGCACCCTTTAATGACTTAGAAACATTAGAAAAGATTTTTGAACAGGAAGGGGAAAATATTGCTGCAGTTATTTTAGAGCCGGTTCCAGGAAATATGGGCTGTATTCCACCAAATCACGGCTACCTTGATGGAGTTCGCAGTCTTACTGAAAAATATGGTACTTTATTAATATTTGATGAGGTAATGACGGGATTTAGAGTAGCTTTAGGAGGCGCTCAAGCCCGCTATGGTATTAAACCAGATATTACTTGTTTAGGAAAGATTATTGGTGGAGGACTTCCTGTAGGTGCTTATGGTGGCAGGAAGGATATAATGGAGAAGATTTCTCCTTTAGGCCCAGTTTATCAGGCTGGAACCCTATCTGGAAATCCATTGGCTATGACAGCAGGATATACTACTTTACAGATTCTTCAGAGAGATGGAATTTATGAGAAGCTTGAAGAAAAGTCTGCTAAACTTGCTGCCGGGATGGAAGAGGCTGCTAAAACAGCCGGAGCAGAAGTTTACTTTACAAGGGTTGGAAGTATGTTTTCAGCATTTTTTACAGCCCATGAGGTTACTGGTTTCCAAAGTGCGGCAACTTCTGACATTGACAAGTTTGTTGCCTTCTTTAAGGCCCTCCTTAAAGAAGGGGTATACATAGCCCCATCCCAGTTTGAGGCAGGTTTTATGTCCCTAGTACATGAGGATAAGGAAATTGAAAAAACTATTGAAGCGTGTTATAAGGCATTCAAAATTGCAGGAAAGGCATAG
- a CDS encoding NCS1 family transporter, with protein sequence MEIKHQEISVSRQMVAEKYKDIAPDLFPQDTRILDQVSYTLAWVGGSVYIGVFMLGASIVPPNGSLNLFQAVIAMLIGLSAIAVCYTLNAQPGNKHGLPFVIHARPVFGVLGARLPVLIRAVPALLWYGIQTWVGASALNAISNQLFGFSNIVFYFIAFQLIQIALSAYGFKGIKWLENIGSVVIIASLIYMFTVIYKNFGAQVSEKIINIPGTWGIDFWIPVVAFIGVMSAMMLNISDYAREYHKSSNSKMFIAHWIGSVPVVMFMALIGLLAAGVTGEWDPIILFTTLLPSTFVLIVALFFVALAQVTTNIMLNVIPPTYIMMELFGFSFRKGAVITGILIFFTFPWKIMTASGFFFFIQAYSLFLGPIFAVLIVDYFFIRKGKYKIMELYDENGQYSGINWSGIIAIVFGAIIGGVIKFELAWAISLIPSGLLYYVLMKNTTISTRFLDEHNPEVEETNSVNVN encoded by the coding sequence ATGGAAATAAAACATCAAGAAATTTCTGTTTCTCGTCAAATGGTTGCTGAAAAGTATAAAGATATTGCGCCAGACCTGTTTCCTCAGGATACAAGGATACTAGATCAAGTATCGTATACTTTGGCCTGGGTCGGGGGTAGTGTCTATATTGGTGTTTTTATGTTGGGAGCTAGTATAGTACCACCTAATGGCAGCTTAAACTTATTTCAAGCTGTGATAGCTATGCTTATAGGTCTTTCTGCAATAGCCGTATGTTATACACTAAATGCTCAACCAGGAAATAAACATGGGTTGCCATTTGTTATTCATGCAAGACCGGTTTTTGGGGTGTTAGGAGCAAGGTTACCAGTTTTAATCAGGGCCGTTCCAGCACTTCTTTGGTACGGTATCCAAACTTGGGTTGGAGCAAGTGCTTTAAATGCCATATCCAATCAGTTGTTTGGTTTTTCCAATATTGTATTTTATTTTATAGCTTTTCAATTGATCCAAATTGCTCTTTCTGCTTATGGTTTTAAAGGAATAAAGTGGTTGGAAAATATTGGTTCAGTGGTAATAATAGCATCTCTAATTTACATGTTTACTGTAATATACAAAAATTTTGGAGCGCAAGTTTCAGAAAAGATTATAAATATTCCAGGTACTTGGGGGATAGATTTTTGGATACCTGTAGTAGCATTTATTGGGGTAATGTCTGCCATGATGCTTAACATAAGTGACTACGCACGTGAATACCATAAATCTTCTAATAGTAAAATGTTTATAGCCCATTGGATTGGAAGTGTGCCAGTAGTAATGTTTATGGCATTAATAGGGTTACTGGCTGCTGGAGTAACCGGGGAATGGGATCCTATAATACTTTTTACTACTTTATTACCCAGTACTTTTGTGCTTATTGTAGCTTTGTTTTTTGTGGCTTTGGCACAGGTAACAACTAATATTATGTTAAATGTTATACCCCCTACCTATATTATGATGGAACTTTTCGGCTTTTCTTTTAGGAAAGGTGCTGTAATTACAGGTATTCTTATATTCTTCACCTTCCCGTGGAAAATCATGACTGCCAGTGGATTCTTTTTCTTCATTCAAGCATATTCTCTATTTTTAGGACCAATATTTGCAGTCTTAATAGTTGATTATTTCTTTATAAGAAAGGGTAAATACAAAATCATGGAATTATACGATGAAAATGGCCAGTATAGTGGTATTAACTGGTCTGGAATAATAGCTATAGTATTTGGAGCTATTATAGGTGGAGTCATTAAGTTTGAGTTGGCATGGGCTATTAGTTTAATTCCTTCTGGTCTCTTATACTATGTCTTAATGAAAAATACTACAATTAGTACTAGATTTTTGGATGAACATAACCCTGAAGTTGAAGAAACTAATAGTGTAAATGTTAACTAA